A region of Leclercia adecarboxylata DNA encodes the following proteins:
- the rarA gene encoding replication-associated recombination protein RarA, translating into MSNLSLDFSDNAFQPLAARMRPENLAQYIGQQHLLAAGKPLPRAIEAGHLHSMILWGPPGTGKTTLAEVIARYADADVERISAVTSGVKEIREAIERARQNRNAGRRTILFVDEVHRFNKSQQDAFLPHIEDGTITFIGATTENPSFELNSALLSRARVYLLKSLTTEDIEQVLTQAMTDKARGYGGQDIVLPDETRLAIAELVNGDARRALNTLEMMADMAEADDSGKRVLLPALLTEIAGERSARFDNKGDRFYDLISALHKSVRGSAPDAALYWYARIITAGGDPLYVARRCLAIASEDVGNADPRAMQVALSAWDCFTRVGPAEGERAIAQAIVYLACAPKSNAVYTAFKAAMSDARERPDYDVPVHLRNAPTKLMKEMGYGQEYRYAHDEPNAYAAGEEYFPQEMAQTRYYHPTNRGLEGKIGEKLAWLTGQDQNSPIKRYR; encoded by the coding sequence GTGAGCAACCTGTCGCTCGATTTTTCAGATAATGCGTTTCAACCTCTGGCCGCCCGTATGCGGCCAGAAAATTTAGCGCAGTATATCGGCCAGCAGCATCTGCTGGCTGCGGGCAAGCCGTTGCCGCGCGCTATTGAAGCCGGGCATCTGCATTCGATGATCCTCTGGGGGCCGCCAGGCACAGGTAAAACCACGCTGGCCGAGGTCATTGCCCGTTATGCCGATGCGGACGTCGAGCGTATTTCCGCCGTCACCTCCGGGGTGAAAGAGATCCGCGAAGCCATCGAACGGGCGCGACAGAACCGCAATGCCGGGCGCCGCACCATTTTGTTTGTCGACGAGGTGCACCGCTTCAACAAGAGCCAGCAGGATGCCTTCCTGCCGCACATCGAAGATGGCACCATCACCTTTATCGGCGCAACCACTGAAAACCCCTCGTTTGAGCTGAATTCCGCGCTGCTGTCCCGCGCCCGCGTCTATCTGCTGAAGTCATTAACCACCGAAGACATCGAGCAGGTGCTGACCCAGGCAATGACCGATAAGGCCCGGGGCTACGGCGGCCAGGATATCGTCCTGCCGGACGAAACCCGTCTTGCCATTGCTGAGCTGGTAAACGGCGATGCACGCCGGGCGCTGAATACGCTCGAGATGATGGCAGATATGGCCGAAGCCGACGACAGCGGTAAGCGGGTTCTGCTGCCGGCGCTGCTGACCGAAATTGCCGGCGAACGCAGCGCGCGTTTTGATAACAAAGGCGATCGTTTTTACGACCTAATCTCGGCACTACACAAGTCGGTACGCGGCAGCGCCCCCGATGCCGCGCTCTACTGGTATGCGCGCATTATCACCGCCGGGGGCGATCCGCTGTACGTGGCCCGTCGCTGCCTGGCGATTGCCTCGGAAGATGTGGGTAACGCCGATCCCCGCGCCATGCAGGTGGCACTCTCCGCATGGGACTGCTTCACCCGCGTCGGGCCTGCCGAAGGCGAGCGTGCCATTGCGCAGGCGATTGTCTATCTGGCCTGTGCGCCGAAAAGTAATGCCGTCTATACCGCCTTCAAAGCGGCGATGTCCGATGCCCGCGAGCGTCCTGATTACGATGTCCCTGTACATCTGCGTAACGCCCCGACCAAACTGATGAAAGAGATGGGTTACGGTCAGGAGTATCGCTATGCCCACGACGAGCCCAACGCTTATGCCGCCGGGGAGGAGTACTTCCCGCAGGAAATGGCACAAACACGCTACTATCACCCCACAAACAGAGGCCTTGAGGGCAAGATTGGCGAAAAGCTCGCCTGGCTTACCGGACAGGATCAAAATAGCCCTATAAAACGCTATCGTTAG
- the serS gene encoding serine--tRNA ligase, translating to MLDPNLLRNEPDAVAEKLARRGFKLDVDKLRALEERRKVLQVQTENLQAERNSRSKSIGQAKARGEDIEPLRLEVNKLGEELDQAKAELDVLQAEIRDIALAIPNTPDDSVPVGKDENDNVEVKRWGTPREFDFEVRDHVTLGEMHAGLDFAAAVKLTGSRFVVMKGQIAHLHRALAQFMLDLHTEQHGYSETYVPYLVNHDTLYGTGQLPKFAGDLFHTRPLDEEADSSNYALIPTAEVPLTNLVRDEIIDEDDLPIKLTAHSPCFRSEAGSYGRDTRGLIRMHQFDKVEMVQIVRPEESMAALEEMTGHAEKVLELLGLPYRRVALCTGDMGFGACKTFDLEVWVPAQNTYREISSCSNVGDFQARRMQARCRTKSDKKTRLVHTLNGSGLAVGRTLVAVLENYQQADGRIEIPEVLRPYMKGQQYIG from the coding sequence ATGCTCGATCCCAATCTGCTGCGTAACGAGCCAGACGCAGTCGCTGAAAAACTGGCACGCCGGGGCTTTAAACTGGATGTAGATAAGCTGCGCGCTCTTGAAGAGCGTCGTAAAGTTCTGCAGGTACAAACAGAAAACTTGCAGGCAGAGCGTAACTCTCGATCGAAATCCATCGGCCAGGCGAAAGCGCGCGGGGAAGACATCGAGCCATTACGCCTGGAAGTGAACAAGCTGGGTGAAGAACTGGATCAGGCAAAAGCTGAGCTGGACGTTCTTCAGGCCGAAATTCGTGATATCGCCCTGGCGATCCCGAACACCCCTGACGACAGCGTCCCTGTCGGTAAAGACGAAAACGACAACGTCGAAGTGAAACGCTGGGGCACGCCTCGCGAGTTCGACTTCGAGGTTCGCGATCACGTAACGCTGGGCGAAATGCACGCGGGCCTGGACTTTGCCGCCGCGGTTAAGCTGACCGGCTCCCGTTTCGTGGTGATGAAAGGTCAGATTGCCCATCTGCATCGTGCGCTGGCCCAGTTCATGCTGGATCTGCACACCGAGCAGCACGGCTACAGCGAAACCTACGTACCCTACCTGGTTAACCACGATACGCTGTACGGCACGGGCCAGCTGCCGAAATTTGCCGGCGATCTGTTCCATACCCGTCCACTGGACGAAGAAGCAGACAGCAGCAACTACGCGCTGATCCCAACGGCAGAAGTGCCGCTGACCAACCTCGTGCGTGACGAAATCATCGACGAAGATGACCTGCCGATCAAACTGACTGCACACTCTCCGTGCTTCCGTTCTGAAGCGGGCTCCTATGGTCGTGATACCCGCGGTCTGATCCGTATGCACCAGTTCGACAAAGTTGAGATGGTGCAGATCGTTCGCCCGGAAGAGTCCATGGCGGCGCTGGAAGAGATGACCGGTCACGCGGAAAAAGTGCTGGAGCTGCTGGGTCTGCCGTACCGTCGTGTGGCGCTGTGTACAGGTGATATGGGCTTTGGCGCCTGCAAAACCTTCGACCTCGAAGTCTGGGTTCCGGCGCAGAACACCTACCGTGAAATCTCCTCTTGCTCCAACGTAGGTGATTTCCAGGCTCGCCGCATGCAGGCTCGTTGCCGTACTAAATCCGACAAGAAAACCCGCCTGGTGCACACCCTGAACGGTTCTGGCCTGGCTGTAGGTCGTACCCTGGTGGCAGTGCTGGAAAACTACCAGCAGGCTGACGGTCGTATCGAAATCCCTGAAGTGCTACGTCCGTACATGAAAGGCCAGCAGTACATCGGCTAA
- the dmsA gene encoding dimethylsulfoxide reductase subunit A, with protein MKMKTPEALLAAEVSRRGLMKTTAISGLAVASSAFTLPFSRLASAAEAATAVKSDEKVVWSACTVNCGSRCPLRMHVVDDVIKYVETDNTGDDNYEGLHQVRACLRGRSMRRRVYNPDRLKQPMKRVGKRGEGKFEPISWEEAFDTIAGTMQRLIKDYGNESIYLNYGTGTLGGTMTRSWPPGKTLIARLMNCCGGYLNHYGDYSTAQIAAGLNYTYGGWADGNSPSDIENSQLVVLFGNNPGETRMSGGGVTYYIEQARQKSNARMIVIDPRYTDTGAGREDEWIPIRPGTDAALISALAWVMINENLVDQPFLDKYCVGYDEKTLPEGAPANGHYKAYILGQGNDGIAKTPAWAAAITGIPEARIVKLAREIAGAKPAFISQGWGPQRHANGELVSRAIAMLAILTGNVGIHGGNSGAREGSYSLPFVRMPTLENPVQTSISMFMWTDAIECGPEMTATRDGVRGKDKLDVPIKMVWNYAGNCLINQHSQINRTHEILQDDKKCELIVVVDCHMTSSAMYADILLPDCTASEQMDFALDASCGNMSYVIFADQAIKPRFGCKTIYEMTTELAKRMGVEQQFTEGRTQEGWMRHLYEQSREAIPELPSFDEFRQQGMFKKRDPEGHHVAYKAFRADPAANPLTTPSGKIEIYSAQLAQIAATWELEKDDVIDPLPVYSPGFENYDDPQSKAFPLQLTGFHYKARTHSTYGNVDVLKASCRQEMWINPLDAKSRGIANGDRVRIFNGRGEVHIEAKVTPRILPGVVALGEGAWYNPDANRVDQAGCINVLTTQRPSPLAKGNPSHSNLVQVEKA; from the coding sequence ATGAAAATGAAAACGCCTGAAGCGCTGCTGGCTGCCGAGGTGAGTCGACGTGGGTTGATGAAAACCACGGCGATTAGCGGCCTGGCTGTTGCCAGTAGCGCATTCACATTGCCTTTTTCACGTCTGGCATCGGCGGCTGAAGCCGCAACTGCAGTAAAATCCGATGAGAAAGTGGTCTGGAGCGCCTGTACGGTAAACTGCGGCAGTCGCTGTCCGCTGCGCATGCATGTCGTCGACGATGTGATTAAATACGTTGAAACCGACAATACCGGGGATGATAACTACGAGGGGTTACATCAGGTTCGCGCCTGCCTACGTGGCCGCTCGATGCGCCGTCGCGTCTATAACCCGGATCGACTGAAACAGCCGATGAAGCGAGTGGGTAAACGCGGCGAAGGCAAATTCGAACCCATTAGCTGGGAAGAGGCCTTTGACACTATTGCCGGGACGATGCAGCGTCTGATTAAGGATTACGGTAACGAATCCATCTATCTGAACTACGGCACCGGCACCCTGGGTGGAACCATGACCCGCTCCTGGCCGCCGGGTAAAACCCTCATTGCCCGCCTGATGAACTGCTGCGGGGGCTATCTCAATCATTACGGTGACTACTCCACCGCGCAGATTGCCGCTGGCCTGAATTACACCTATGGCGGCTGGGCCGATGGCAACAGCCCGTCGGACATTGAGAACAGCCAGCTGGTTGTGCTGTTCGGCAATAACCCTGGCGAAACACGTATGAGCGGCGGGGGAGTAACTTATTACATTGAACAGGCGCGGCAAAAATCGAACGCCCGGATGATCGTCATTGACCCACGTTATACCGATACCGGGGCAGGGCGCGAAGATGAGTGGATCCCGATCCGCCCGGGAACCGATGCGGCGCTGATCTCCGCCCTGGCGTGGGTGATGATTAATGAGAACCTCGTCGATCAGCCTTTCCTCGACAAATATTGCGTCGGCTACGATGAAAAAACGCTGCCGGAAGGGGCGCCGGCAAACGGCCACTACAAAGCCTACATTCTCGGCCAGGGTAATGACGGTATTGCCAAAACCCCTGCCTGGGCCGCGGCTATCACCGGCATTCCCGAGGCGCGCATCGTCAAACTGGCGCGTGAAATCGCTGGGGCGAAGCCCGCATTTATCTCTCAGGGCTGGGGCCCGCAGCGCCATGCCAACGGCGAACTTGTCTCCCGCGCCATCGCCATGCTGGCAATTTTAACCGGCAACGTGGGGATCCACGGCGGCAACAGCGGGGCGCGTGAAGGCTCGTATTCGCTGCCGTTTGTGCGTATGCCGACTCTGGAAAACCCGGTTCAGACCAGTATATCGATGTTTATGTGGACCGATGCCATTGAGTGCGGCCCGGAGATGACCGCCACCCGCGACGGGGTACGCGGTAAAGATAAACTCGATGTGCCGATCAAGATGGTCTGGAACTATGCCGGTAACTGCCTGATCAACCAGCATTCGCAGATCAACCGCACCCACGAGATCCTGCAGGATGATAAGAAGTGCGAGCTGATTGTGGTGGTGGATTGCCATATGACCTCTTCGGCGATGTATGCCGATATTCTGCTGCCGGACTGCACCGCATCTGAACAGATGGACTTCGCCCTGGACGCCTCCTGCGGCAACATGTCGTACGTGATTTTTGCCGACCAGGCGATCAAACCGCGCTTCGGCTGCAAAACCATCTATGAGATGACGACCGAGCTGGCGAAACGCATGGGCGTTGAGCAGCAGTTCACCGAAGGGCGTACCCAGGAAGGGTGGATGCGCCACCTGTATGAGCAGTCCCGCGAAGCTATTCCGGAGCTGCCGTCATTTGATGAATTCCGCCAGCAGGGCATGTTCAAAAAGCGTGACCCGGAAGGGCATCACGTGGCCTATAAAGCCTTCCGCGCCGATCCTGCCGCCAATCCGCTGACCACGCCGTCAGGCAAGATTGAGATCTACTCCGCCCAGCTGGCGCAGATCGCCGCAACGTGGGAGCTGGAGAAAGACGACGTGATCGATCCGCTGCCGGTTTACAGCCCTGGCTTTGAAAACTACGACGATCCGCAGAGCAAAGCGTTCCCGCTACAGCTGACCGGATTCCACTATAAGGCGCGTACCCACTCCACCTACGGCAACGTTGACGTCCTGAAGGCGTCCTGTCGTCAGGAGATGTGGATCAATCCGCTGGATGCAAAATCGCGCGGGATCGCCAACGGCGACCGGGTGCGGATCTTTAACGGGCGCGGCGAAGTGCATATCGAAGCCAAAGTGACGCCCCGTATCCTGCCGGGTGTGGTCGCGTTAGGTGAGGGCGCCTGGTACAACCCGGACGCCAACCGCGTCGATCAGGCTGGCTGTATTAATGTGCTCACCACACAACGCCCGTCGCCGCTGGCGAAAGGTAATCCGTCTCACAGTAACCTCGTTCAGGTTGAAAAGGCGTAA
- a CDS encoding DMSO/selenate family reductase complex B subunit, with product MTTQYGFFIDSSRCTGCKTCELACKDYKDLTPDVSFRRIYEYAGGDWQEDNGVWHQNVFAYYLSIACNHCEDPACTKVCPSGAMHKRDDGFVVVNEDVCIGCRYCHMACPYGAPQYNAAKGHMTKCDGCYDRVAEGHKPICVESCPLRALDFGPIAELRQKYGKLAAVAPLPSAHFTKPSIVIKPNANSRPTGDTTGYLANPKEV from the coding sequence ATGACCACTCAGTATGGATTTTTTATTGATTCCAGCCGCTGCACCGGGTGTAAAACCTGCGAGCTGGCCTGCAAAGATTATAAGGACCTGACGCCGGATGTCAGCTTCCGCCGTATCTACGAATACGCGGGCGGCGACTGGCAGGAGGACAACGGCGTCTGGCACCAGAACGTCTTTGCCTACTATCTGTCCATTGCCTGTAACCACTGCGAAGATCCCGCCTGCACCAAAGTGTGTCCGAGCGGCGCGATGCACAAGCGCGACGACGGCTTTGTGGTGGTGAATGAAGATGTCTGCATCGGCTGTCGCTACTGCCATATGGCCTGCCCGTACGGTGCGCCGCAGTACAACGCCGCCAAAGGGCATATGACCAAGTGCGACGGTTGCTACGATCGCGTAGCCGAAGGCCATAAGCCGATTTGCGTTGAATCCTGCCCGCTGCGCGCGCTGGATTTCGGTCCGATTGCCGAATTGCGCCAGAAATACGGCAAGCTGGCTGCCGTCGCACCGCTGCCGTCGGCGCACTTTACGAAGCCGAGTATCGTCATTAAACCCAATGCCAACAGCCGACCAACGGGTGACACCACCGGCTACCTGGCCAATCCAAAGGAGGTGTGA
- a CDS encoding dimethyl sulfoxide reductase anchor subunit family protein, with protein sequence MGSGWHEWPLMIFTVFGQCVAGGFIVLALALLKGNLNAGQQQRLVLSMFGLWVLMGIGFIASTLHLGSPMRAFNSLNRVGASSLSNEIASGALFFAVGGLGWLLAALKKLPAGLRSLWLIVTMVLGVVFVWMMVRVYNTIDTVPTWYSVWTPMSFFLTMFIGGPLLGFLLLRVAGVDGWAMRLLPAVSLLALVVSAVVALMQGAELATISSSIQQASALVPDYGSLMAWRVVLLAAALVCWVVPQLKGYQPAIPLLSLAFVLVLAGELIGRGVFYGLHMTVGMAVAS encoded by the coding sequence ATGGGAAGCGGATGGCATGAATGGCCGTTGATGATTTTTACCGTCTTCGGACAGTGCGTGGCGGGCGGGTTTATCGTCCTTGCGCTGGCGCTTTTAAAAGGCAATCTGAATGCGGGACAACAGCAGCGACTGGTGCTGAGCATGTTTGGCCTGTGGGTGCTCATGGGGATCGGTTTTATCGCCTCTACGCTGCACCTCGGTTCACCGATGCGCGCGTTCAACTCCCTGAACCGCGTGGGAGCCTCTTCCCTCAGCAATGAGATCGCCAGCGGGGCGCTCTTCTTTGCTGTCGGTGGTCTGGGCTGGCTGCTGGCTGCGCTGAAAAAGCTGCCTGCCGGTCTGCGTAGCCTGTGGCTGATTGTCACTATGGTGCTGGGCGTGGTGTTCGTCTGGATGATGGTTCGGGTCTATAACACTATCGATACCGTGCCGACCTGGTACAGCGTCTGGACGCCGATGAGTTTCTTCCTGACGATGTTTATCGGCGGGCCGCTGCTGGGCTTCCTGTTGCTGCGCGTTGCGGGTGTAGACGGTTGGGCGATGCGTTTACTGCCCGCCGTGTCGCTGCTGGCGCTGGTGGTGAGCGCGGTTGTTGCTTTGATGCAGGGCGCAGAGCTGGCAACAATTAGCAGCTCCATTCAGCAGGCTTCTGCCCTCGTGCCGGATTACGGTTCGCTGATGGCCTGGCGCGTGGTGCTCCTGGCGGCGGCGCTGGTCTGTTGGGTAGTGCCGCAGCTCAAAGGCTATCAGCCTGCGATCCCGCTGTTGTCTCTGGCATTTGTGCTGGTGCTGGCGGGTGAACTGATTGGCCGCGGGGTGTTCTATGGCCTGCATATGACGGTTGGAATG